DNA from Dermacentor andersoni unplaced genomic scaffold, qqDerAnde1_hic_scaffold ctg00000050.1, whole genome shotgun sequence:
ccaactactagagtatgcctctgtaggaggggggtgcaatgagcaaaagtaattctgacctcattgaacgcattcAGAATacattgatgtctatcttcaagcaccacttttgccattctggcgaccacagttgagcctttgttcctgcaccttttgttcctgtataaggtggtccatgacattatacattccttaaagcttcttgatcatatgcatttgtttgtgccgcaacagtataccaggtagcattccacattcgttgcctgggcttgttacaagattgtgctaataagactcgactccaaaacatacttcagagttcatttcctgtgttttgtgtatctgtagataatcacgtaggattaactcccttttacttttccgcgtttcctttttttcctatttgtttctctatcttccatttttttgtctactgcattcatgttttctctacattttgtctcacatagtgctcgttaagtgcaccagtacaaaggctctctagctgttcctgggcaatACAATAAATATTTcaatgattgactattatcgtagtataaaattgggctttttaagtatgtactagtatactattttagtgcagtagctttcgtgcaattaagtccactggggatatcaggcggtcactcagtctggatcacagacgctgactcaatccggtatctttcaaatatcgcagcagcgcttttgtggccttttgtagctgcgatatgcgaggccatggtcccaagatcttgttcaaggtgaacggctttccatatAGCTggttgagagctctgcagaggtcttgcctttcatcttcaaaagatgggcagtagcacattaggtgttctatggtttcctcgacaccgcaggcattgcactcggcgctatcagccattccaatcaaaaatgcatatgcactggtgaatgcgacgcccaaacgtaagcggcacagcactgtttcctcatttcgcagaagacccggtaacagccgcagttgcatagagggatcgagggaatgcaatcgatgttgagtgaattcaggtgtgtgccacttttccaatgtcaaaagagtgtgctaacttgcctaagtgttgggctgtgtcggtccgcgataaaggtacagaaacaagggttgctccttcgtgggctttccttgcagcttcgtcagcgaggtcgttgccggagataccgcaatgaccaggcagccactgaaacacgacgtcgtgtcctttcatgatcatgtgatggtgcatttctcgtatctccgacacgagttgttcacatgacccgcgacgaagaaaTGACAGAAGGCATTGTAAgaccgcctttgaatcgcagaatattgcccaccgattagccggttggttattaatataatcaacggcacctcggagggcaacaagctccgaaccggtcgatgttgtcaagtgagaaatcttgtattggatgcttagtgatcgtgatggtataaccactgcgctggtggagctggtctgagtggaacaaccatccgtatatatgtggactcgatcaaagtagaaagtgtgcaaacaatccagagctgcttgcttcaaggccaaggtaggcaggacggtcttctttcttatcccttgaaccgtaagacgcacttgaggttgttttaaacaccacaaagctgaggttgaacgtgctgaggatgtgaagcccgatggtaaggaggcacgatggatgctgaccttgttggagaaggacgcctgtggtcgtcgttctggcatgaattaagaaagtgcaataatatgctatgtgcctgatcatatgcattgtgctattcatttcttctgagttttaataatggctggctactgtatgcagtgttgtgcaataaaataaaatgccacagcaattattgcgtgcctcgcagaacaaattgaatatatctttctcagtcaaaacatcatagcaggctgaaaacaataaactgcaatttttttttgtggtgacgaagcgtataaattgtgaaaataacctgtttatatatttcttatactatgcaaatgagctgctcccatacattcgaataagtgcttcaatagtacgacttggcaaagggcaacgaaagactcctattaaaaccttctaattctcaagcttgtattatctgacggtatgtcatttcattaatgtaaagaaaggcaaacttgatatgtggaaaccagttacaatagaacatggccttcacactgtgaaaatgttttgtagcaatacactcaatttGAAGGCCTccagatgcggtgttgatgcataaaaacaacctagaataatagagatgctccatgggctagatttggcagaatcaagaattggggagagacaagatacgaattacatacattttagctattgtagtttttttttttgagtgctacaggtgtttcaattctgttttgctgattttctcaaaacccacttgttcacgtttctctcatgcaccaacaagcataattatattgacacggatgctttatctgtatccggttatcgtatttcaccggctaaaaaatgttaaacgttatcgctcggtgcaggatgcgcctgaacgtatcggaagtttcgcgaatgttatcgatggttctgtctgttgtcgacgaaccttgctaatctgattgcatacgcgacacgaattgtgttgtagtttctggaaggcgcgcgggcaccagcgaataggctgtaactttcgacgactgccgtatgcaaaccgacgcgcttgacctgcagatgagattttctacgattgccgacattgctcgccgctatcgttgcgattgagccggcactattcatttaccgtcactactacgtggcaatatttccagcacagattttttttcagttatacattgcacgcctaattcttataTAGTTGGccgtgcaataagctaccaaaaaatgaaatagtgcaacagtttttgatatatggcatcgtcgtgcaggtgtttgcaaagcgatcttgcagacagacgacgcgcgagcgctgatgtcgatattttgtacactattgttacttcaaaaataaaaacaaactgttgcggcaggtgtatattcattattcaaacgtgttttttatatctaaaagcacatacagatcactaacttattgtttcaagcttagtttacagcaggctgttttaggccggactttgacggatgaagatggaatcgtccagcaacagtgcgccgcagccgaggagcgagcttcggcgcgcgtcggagcttgtctccagtggttgcgcgccctttccctgcagccgaagcgaagcgacgcgttcgcttgccagcgcgcgccgaagctttcggcgcgtgccagtggttggggcattagagcGCCGGCGACTCTGCGTACCGCACGCACCTGCTAATTCGCTACTGagcgtgatcttgttaagtggaTGAGCTGCGGGGGGGGGAAGTGTGTCTTTTCTTCGCAACTCACGACCGTCATTTCGCGGTATGGAAGCGGTCGGTCTCACGTGCGTGCCGTCGCGAACCCCCCCATATTTGGAAGGGTCACCCCTCGGAGACATCGCGAATACTGCGAACGGAAAGGtagaaaatgcagaaataaagaaataaagaaatgaaaaaatagagagataaataaataatgatATAATAATAAAGTTTGTTACCACCCAGAGACATCGCTAATAATTGCCAAGTtaagaaaagcaaaaataaagaaaaataagaagaaaaatgaaTGGTTCAATGCCACGTGTCCACGTGTGGATCACGCCATCGGGCGCGACAACACGGCGCCACTGCAACCAGTATGCCACTCGGAGATATCGCCAGTTTGGCTAATGTAAAGTAAAGAAGAGAAATAAggcaaaagtaaataaaaattgGAAGAGGAAGAATGGTTCAATGCCACGTGTGCCCACGTGTGGATCACGCCATCGGGCGCGACAACACGGCGCCGCTGCATCCGATTATGCACCGGGAGATGTCACGGCCACGGTCGGCTAATTTGCATTACGTCGCGCATGCAGCATTGTGTAATAGTAAAGAATTataattaaataataaaaaaagccacCCATCACGCCATCGTGACAGGCGCGACAGGCGCGACAACGTGGCGCCACTGCTTAATTTACATCATGACGGGTCAAGTATGCAGTATGCAGTAAATATGTAGTAAATATGCAGTAAAGTGAGTGTCGTTGAGTGCGCCTGTACGTGCGCCTGTACAAAAGGGACCTCGATGCAGCGAATCTGCATTCAGCAGCTATTCACCAAGCGACTGCGACTGCTCTGCGACAGCGAATCTGCAGTTAGCGGCCCTTCGCCAAACGGTTAAAAACTGCGACTATCTGCGGCTTAAACACCACGGCACGGCGATGGCATGGGTCGAATACATGCACCGCCGGAAGGCGAAGCAGCAATACTTGAACATGGTGGACCGCATGTTTGCCGCCTCTCCCGAAAACACAACGACGGCAGCGGACGGTGAGCAGCAGCAACTGCCCGCGCTCACGGAAGATGACGCGCGACACTTGGCGCTCTTCTTCGGTGTCGTGGACTGCGCCGCGGAATATTTAACATGCAACCCGCCACCTAGAGGTGAACCGTCACCCGGTGCGATGTTGATGCCCGGTTCACTCGTCGCAAGCCAGGTGGCCGAGCGTCTGTATTCGATGGTACAGTTTGACGAGAAGAAGAAGGAGGTGTGCCACACGGTCGCCGGCGAGTTTCCAGCCGTGCGCCGTCCGTCTGCGGCTGAATATTACAGTTGGCTCAAGTACTTTCTTCGTTGGGTCGGTGAGCTGAACGACGTTGAGACAGTGCGAATCCTCGACGGTTGGTGCTACGATGCCGAAGAATAAAAATTTTGTATGTTGTCCTCCCTGACTGGGGGTCAGTCTTTAACCGTGTCGTTGCTGCATCGTTACTGTATGTTTCCGGTACCACCCGGAGACGTCGCGACTTTTGGCGCCAAACCGTGCAATAGTTCACTGCCACTGCCATACCTCTATATTTCCGGTACCACCCGGAGACATCGCAACTTTTTTTCACTGCTGTATGATTGAAATTTCACTGACTGTGCATGCAGAAAATGGCGGCAGAAAGCCGCGAGAAAGATCGCGAGAACAAATCGCGAGAAAGAGCGTAGAAGCGGCGAAGAAAGCGCGCCCGAGAGAaaacggaaagagagagagagaagtggttcttgaagggagaaggaaaggttgacgctgttttctgcagcccttgcgggagcacggctcagcgtcaATAGGGGGGGGGCAGAGAGTGGGAGCAAAGGAGATAGGAGAGTAGAGGGTTAAAGTGACGCCATGGGCAGCGGCTGAGCAGTCCGGCAGGAAGGGCCCATTGGGTCCGGTAGGAGTGGTGATCGGGTGAAAGGCCAGGGGGCGGTGATCCAGCAGGAGCCAGATGATTGGGGCAGGTCGAGTAGCCTGTAGTGGTTTGGATAGCCGTGAGGCTACCCGTCTTTGCAGAAAATCTAGAGTCCTAGTCCGGTAGGAGTGGTGATCGGGTGAAAGGCCAGGGGCCGGTGATCCAGCAGGAGCCAGATGATTGGGGCAGGTTGAGTAGCCTGTAGTGGTTTGGATAGCCGtgaggctatccgtctttgcagaaaatcctagagtctcgccgagagccccgacgagtcgaggtactcgacgacacttaggagggcTGGTAGCTCGCTACGACcagggaagaggatgtcttcctgccgtGCAGAAGGAAGCCCCAGGCGTCGGAACTCCTGCAGGAGACGGTCACGCTGCTGCAGGTAAGCAGGGCAGGCCAGTAGGAGGTGCTCCAGGGTCTCGGGCtccccacaggaggcacaggctggagaGGCGATGAGGCCATGACGGTGGCGGCGAGCACCCGTCCAACAGCAGCCAATCCTCAGTCGCAGAAGGAGGGAGGTCTCCCTGCGTGCGAGGCCGCGCTGTGGAAGTGGTCGCGGAGGGCAGCCCAAGGACGTCCGCTTGTCCGGATGGCAGGCCAGCAGATGGCGCCGAAGCCTGTGGCTTGTTAAATCATTGGCTGTCACAGCCAGGCTAGGCGGGACCGCGCAGTGGTTGGCACGCTTTGCCAGTGCATCTGCTTCCTCGTTGCCCAGTATCCCTACGTGGGCTGGAAGCCAGTGCAGGGACACTGAGCAGCCCGCCTCCTGGAGCGCCATCAGCCTTGTCGAGAGCAGGGCAACCCCGAGGCTGGCCCTTTCTGGCCTCTGCAGGCTGAGAAGTGCCGCCCTGGAATCGCAGTAGATGGTCACTGGGGTCACCGGCAGCTCCTCTGCGAGTAAGTCTACAGCCGGGTGAAGGCCTGCTACCTCTGCCGCTGTTGACGTCGCATGGTCGGGGAGGCGACACTGCTTGCGCTTCCGCAAAGTGGGCACCACGCAGGCCGCAGTCGACGAGCCTGTGTCTGGCATCACCGAGCCGTCAACGTAGATCTGCAGGTTTCCTCCGTGGTCCTCATGCAGGAGGGAGGCAGCCGTCTGTTGAAGGGCACAAGTCGGGGAGCGCCGTTTGGAAACGCTGGGCAGCTCTGTGGTGATGGGTATGGGTGGTCTCTGGGGAGGAGGCAGCTGTGCGTTGTTCGCTGGAGGCCTCCCGATCACCTCCTCGTACAGCCCACAGAGTCTGCCCATCTGTGAATGGGGCCGCGAGCGCAGTCTGGAGAGCAGGGCACTGCCGTCTGGTCCATGGTGGAGGCGGTCAACATGGCGTAGCCCCTGCTGCAGGAGGAGGAGTGACAGGGGCCGTGCTCCTGCCTCGGCCAAGGTTGCAGCGACTTGGGAACTGCGGGGAGCGCCCAGGCAGAGCCTAATCGCGGCCCGATGCTGCAGCTCCAGCTTCTTGAGACGGGCAGGTGGTAGTGCCACGAGTGGGAGGGCGTACCGCAGGCGTGAGGTAGCTGCTGCGTCGTACAGCCGCAATGCCCACCCAGTGGTACAGCCCTGTCCTCGGGCAAGAAGCTGGGAGACTGCCTTGCGGACCCGGAGGACCTGCACCTGCAGGATCTTGACAGCAGGCAGCCAGGACAGTCGGTGAtcaatgcgcagccccaggtaCGTCACTGCAGTGCTCCAGGGTAGCTGGACGCCTTCCAGGTGCAGCCGGGGTGCTGTGCGGCGGGCGGCTGCTCTTGGGTGGAGCAGCATGGCCTCCGTCTTCCTTGCCGAGATGGCAAGGCCAATGCTGCTCAGGTAAGCAGTGGCGGTGTCGAGAGCTGTTTGCAGGGCCGAGCGTGCGCTGCGGTGGTTGTGTGGTGGGCTTCGCACCCACagggcgatgtcgtccgcgtagatggagGCGCTCACCGGATAGTCAGggtcgatcggcagggcagcaggaAGCCGGGCCAGGGCCAGGTTCAACAGGAAGGGGCTCACCACTGACCCTTGTGGGACGCCCGCTGCCACCGGCCGAGGGGAGCTCCTCGATTGGCCCACTCGTACCCTGAGGGTGCATTCCTCCAGGAACGACGAGATGAACCGCCGCAGATTCCCGTTGATGCCAAGTAGGTCCAGGGCCTGCTGAACGACTGGGTGGGGCAGGccatcgaaggcccccttgataTCGATAAGCACCAGGAGCACGGCGTCACCGCAGGCCTTGGCCTCTTCCAGCGTGGAGACCACATCCGCGATGGAGTCCGCGGTgcaccggcgccgccggaaccCCGTCTGCTCGTCGGCCAGGAAGCCACGGGCACGGGCCACCCAGTCCAGTCGGACCAAAGCAATGGCCTCCATCACCTTGCAGGCGGCGGAAGTGAGGGAGACCGGCCGGTAGGAGCTCACGTTTCCAGCCGGCTTTCCGGCCTTCAGGATGGGGGCCACGATGGCTGTGCGCCATGACTCCGGCACCTGCCCTGACCGCCAGATGTCATTGTAGCAGTCGAGCAGGCGCTGCTGCTCGCTGGCGGCCAGGTTGCGGAGCATTTGGGTCGTCACTCCGTCGGCTCCTGGTGCGCTGCAGCGCTTCCCCCTCTTCAGGGCACATAGACCAGGAAGAAAACGCGCGTTCGCGCGCTCTCGCTGAAACGGGAAGAAAACAGATGCGCGTGGGTTTGCGTTGGCCGCGCCCATAGTCGCGCTGTTTGCGAGAGAGACAGGAGGCTCCTCCCGGTGAAAACAGATGCGCGTTACGCGAGACGAAAGAGCAGAGACCCGCGGGGGGTAAATTGGATAAGATGATGCGGCACACGGAGGAGCGTAACCAACGCGCGCAACCACGCGCTTAGAAAGAGAGCAGCGACCGCAAAAAAAACAGAtgttgtgtgtgtgcacgcgcctGCTTTTTGGCTACAGTAGTTGGCGGGAAAACCGCGGCTCCTCAAGAGACTGCTTATACAAAAAGAGACGATGTattacactggagaaaaaaaagagacgatgtattacactgaagaaaaaaaagagaccatGAGGCGATGTAACTGGACTGGATGAAAAGGATAATGTATTACACTGGAGAAAAAAGACGTTGAtacactggagaaaaaaaagTTTCACTGCTATtgttgctgatgctgctgctgctatgtcAGCTGCGTGCCTGTTAACACATTTCACTCTGACTACGAGGAGCAATACAAAAACGTCGAAACGTCGTGCGAACCACTTCAGTCGAATTTGCTCACACACGCAGCGTCATGGAGAAAACTGACCATGTGGCATGGCGGGTCGACACAAAAAATAAACCCGTTTGGTTGCCCGATTAAGTTCTGTGGTTGTGTGTTCTCGAGAACAAAATTACGAGAGATCGTAAGTCgagagaggaaaaaatggagctccGGTAAGTGGGCATCCGAGGTAAACGGCACCTAGCAATATTGTGTCTGGTCTCGAATCTCAATAATTGGAGAGAATTCGAGAGTAATCGGAAAAAACCAAGTTGGTCGCGAGACAAAAGTTTACGTTATGGTGTCTATGTTCTCTTGAGATTTGGAGTTACGTGCCATTTTACGCACTTCCGGTGCCGATCTAGAAAGTTCTTTCGAATGTGCGAGAACATTCTAGAAGGTCCATGGCGGATGTTAATGCTGATTGGCTATTGCCGAGGCGAGCGCCCTTTCCCCACTGCGTTCCCATTGGTTAACTGGGATTGCGCAAGTTCTGAGAACGTTGCACTAGCGTGGAGCGCGCCGATTGGATCGCGCGCTCGCTCTTTCTCTATGCCCTCGCCCCACCGGATGCTCCGCGGGGTATATAAGGAGCGGCGCTCGCCCTCGAGAACACACCATCGCCGGGACCGCCAACAGGAGGAGGACTCCACACCACCACGATGTAAGTGATCGACCAGGTTATGCTGCGCTCTGTACTCTATGTCGGGCAAACAACCCATTGGACTCTCCCCGTTTTGCTGCCCGTCGCACTTGTCATTACTTACGCATTCTTCTCTCGTGGGTCAGAACTGGGTAGCGACTTTTTTCTTGATAGATCAGTTAGATTGTCGTACAGAACCTATGTAGGTTTGCCATTTTTCTTTGTTCAAAATTTTATGGGGTTAGCTTCTGGGAACTTGTAAGACggagaaaagaaaggatagaCTATGAGCAAATGCCGTTTTTTGCGTTAGCGACATCCACGTCTTCCTTTTTTTGCCTTGCATTCCGTCCTAGCCGGTAGGCAAAAATAAGTAACGCAAAATTGGCTATTTACCGCTTTAGAATGTTAGGAACGAGCTGTTGAGTTCAGGAACGAGACTTTATGATATCGTTAAGCGCGTAGCTGATTCGAAGGGGGGTTTGGGAACGAAATTCACTCACTCGGGGACGAATGGTCcgcgtgaagtggagacactcggTTGGTGCTGTAAGGCCAGGAGTGTTTGGGCGCCTCAGCTAGCAAGTCGGCACTCGCATTGCGCATGTTGCGAGTGGCGCGCCAGCTTTTAATAGGAAAGGAATTCCTTGGTTCCAATCGAGCTATGTCTCCATTTTGCGACACAAAGTAGGCGCGGTAAAATCCAATCGAGCGATCATCAATCGACAAGCTAATCTTTTCTCGCAGGGTAGTCGACGGTCTAAGGCATGCCGTCGGTTGGTGATTACTCGATTGTAGTAGCGAGGAAGCACGTTCACTGATCATTGTCAAAAGTAAATGGAAACGTGCGTAAAGTAGGAACGAGCTTGGGGATCGGGACTTCGCGTCAGGATAGATGTATCGGTCAGGATAGCAATAGTCAGAACGAGAGAATAATGCGAATGACAAGTTATTCGGCCCGTTAGGTCTTTCGTCTTTTTTGTATCGGATTTTTTTGTCTCGATGTTTGGAGGCCGTTTGTGTGACCAACCGCGTTAACCCATTGAGATAAAACAAACGTTATTTCCAGCTAGGGGGTAGTATTTTGCCTGTAAAGTAAAGTTAACGGATAAGTGTGCGCACACTTTCGCGCGTCGCCTGTGGTGGGACGCGGTGGGTTGGGGGGGTCGGTCAAAGTAGCCAGGCGCGCCGCGCTAGCAACCTTTGAAGGAGATAACGTTTGCGTTAGCGCATTGGTCACACAACTGTTGTCACCTCTCACGCGGGACAGGGCTGTTTTTTCTATCTTCTGGATCGTAGATTGCTACGTAGTTCATTGCCTTCGAGCTCGCTATTACAGCTTAAGCACCCGGGTATACGTCTGCGCTTGGTGCAATATTCCGAATGGGTTGGTATTACCGATTCCAACGGCGAAGGGTTGCGTCTTGGCTGGAGACTGCTTTCCCGTACCTGTTAACACCATAAGGCGAGGAATTGGTGTTTTCTGGGTGTAGGAGGCTGTTTTCATCTAAACGTGATTTACACGTCGACTCGAGTAACCTTCTCTCTACCGATGTTGGCCTTAACTGGCCTTCGGGAGCTGGAGAACATAAGGTGCTCTTGTTTGTTACGTTCACTGAGTTGGTCGATGCCGATACCTACTTATACCCTGTGGTGCGGCCGTACGGGCATTCTATACACGGGTAGAAGGCAATGTGTACGTAACAATAGACGATCCAATCTATCTATTCTCTTTAGAATTGTGTTGCGTGGTGGACTgtgtggaaaagaaagaaaagtcctcCTCCGCGTCCCTTAGGATTCACAGTAGGTCCCTTTACCTCCGCCTTAATTTCTCAACCATTTAGCTGTTTTATTTTTTCGAGGGATTTCTCCCCCTGTTTTTTTAGTTCCGAAGCTTTAATGAACTTCGTGCGTATGTTTTAATACTCACGAAGCTAGTGGAGGTGTATCGTTATGAGCAGCAGTAGTTGATCTTTCGAGATCAAAATAAGTATACTGCTGCGACACAGGCAAAATTTGGCGTTAGACGCCGGGAACCAATTGGCTGATTAGCTTGGTTTTATTTTTGGTACGGTGCCGATCCTAAACCCCCGAAAAGTACCATGCCCAGTAAGGTGCGCGTGACGACTCTTTTGTGGCTCAAATGGGTCTGGTTGATCGGCAGGGCTTCCTCGAACACTCGGCCGGCAGGCAATAGCCGCCGTCGCCTTCAGTGCGGAGTCGGTGATGCATGGGAGTGTGTTTGGCACATAACTAGTACATGGTACTGTTAGGTGTTACAATCCCGAGCACACACGTCGTTTTGTAGTCACGGTGTCAGGTGACTCAGGGGGTTCGTCGTTCGCGGGTGGGTCCTCGTCGGCCTTTACCATCACTTCAATGGTGTGGGACAAGTGCCATGCGGCGAGTTCTTCTCACTCGTTTAGGGCGGCGTTCCCACCGCGACGAAGCGGCCGGGTCCTCCAACTCGAAAGAGCGAGGCACACTCCTGTGGCGCTCAGTCGGGGTCTGCTTCACACTTTCTCTGTCTTTACTTCTTCGTTGCCCGGTCGGCGAGTGATATGGCGCGTGTGTCTATGCACGCCTCGGCCGACTCTATATCGGTACACCTGAGACGCGGCGTCAAGTCTCTTGGGATGCTGTCCGAGTGTTTTTGGAAGTGGCCACCCATATCACTGGCAAAACGTACTCACGTTGTACCCCGAACGATTGCGAAAAGTAGGGGGATTTTTTTATATTTGGACCCGCGTTACAAAATTTAGGCTTGTCGGTTAGGTTTTTGGTTGATTTCTCTTTTTTGTCCTAGTCGATAGGGATTTTTGGTAGGCATTAGTAGGGTCCGCAAGTAGTCAATTGGACGGAAGCATCGTTGCCTGTTGGAGACTCTATCCAGCCCTCCCCCGGCTCGCGTGGGCTCTACCTCTTGGGGGTTCTGCCTCCTTGTTGGTTCTGACTCATTGCGCAGTCCGGCATCAGCGGGGAGCCCTGGTAGGTCTATCCCCTCCAGAAATGCAGACACGGCATGTTACTGGCAATACCATCTGCCCGGTGGGGAAAGCCTTGTGCCCTCAATCGGTGTTGGGTGTGCGCTGAACAGTCGTGTCACACAGAGTACCGAGGAGGCGAGATGTTGACGGTCATTTGGCGAATGTCGTAGGCTAGAGCTTCTCGTAAAGAGGGTACCGTGTTTTTAAAGCATTTCTCGAGTGCCCCCGCCGAGATACGGGTGAGCAATATGTTCCCGTTGCGGAGGCAGAGACGTCCCCGGGTAAGACCTCGTGCGTTTCCACTATTGGAATTTTTTTGGGGGGCAAATAATTGTTTGCGGTGTCGTAGCGGCAAGGGTCGAGCAAACTCGCCTGCGACATGGCATTAAGTAGGTTGCTCGACCTGGGCGTTGGTGAGTGTCTCTCAACTGTGAAGGTGTGTATCTGTACGCATGGACTAGGTGACTATCCGTGGTCGGCAAATGCGTAAGCTAAACAACCGGCCCGGGTATTGTACACACGACATCCCGTGCAGTTTGCTCCCCGGAAGGTTGCCAGCAGCACACTTGGATCATGCTCGCAAACAGTTGGTTGACCCGCTGAAATTTTAACGCTCATTCGATATATTTATCACTGTGGAAAACGCAAAGGCTCCGACTCGTCACTGTTAAACCGAATAAAGGTAATTCTCAGGCGGGGGCCCTCGGGAATGCGCCCTCTTGTGAGAGAAGCTTGACTTTTGTCCGCTCGTAACGTAAAACTAGGGGAGTTCCGTGTAATCTCGTTGCAGTCTGGATTGTGCTAACCACCCATTTTTTTTAGTCGGCTTGCCAATGGGCCCCCTCGATCGAGGCGGAAGGTAACTTTTGCTCACTGGCAACGCGACGACACGGTTAGGCAGTCCATTCCAGCTGCGAGTGATGGCTAGTTAGTTAGGACTTAAATTAAAAGATGAAAAGGGGTAGTGGGTAGCCGGGATTAGCTTAGCTCTAATGTATTGGTCCCTTAGGGGGGTCAGGAGCGAAAAAAAGGagccttctcttctt
Protein-coding regions in this window:
- the LOC126545628 gene encoding uncharacterized protein produces the protein MLRNLAASEQQRLLDCYNDIWRSGQVPESWRTAIVAPILKAGKPAGNVSSYRPVSLTSAACKVMEAIALVRLDWVARARGFLADEQTGFRRRRCTADSIADVVSTLEEAKACGDAVLLVLIDIKGAFDGLPHPVVQQALDLLGINGNLRRFISSFLEECTLRVRVGQSRSSPRPVAAGVPQGSVVSPFLLNLALARLPAALPIDPDYPVSASIYADDIALWVRSPPHNHRSARSALQTALDTATAYLSSIGLAISARKTEAMLLHPRAAARRTAPRLHLEGVQLPWSTAVTYLGLRIDHRLSWLPAVKILQVQVLRVRKAVSQLLARGQGCTTGWALRLYDAAATSRLRYALPLVALPPARLKKLELQHRAAIRLCLGAPRSSQVAATLAEAGARPLSLLLLQQGLRHVDRLHHGPDGSALLSRLRSRPHSQMGRLCGLYEEVIGRPPANNAQLPPPQRPPIPITTELPSVSKRRSPTCALQQTAASLLHEDHGGNLQIYVDGSVMPDTGSSTAACVVPTLRKRKQCRLPDHATSTAAEVAGLHPAVDLLAEELPVTPVTIYCDSRAALLSLQRPERASLGVALLSTRLMALQEAGCSVSLHWLPAHVGILGNEEADALAKRANHCAVPPSLAVTANDLTSHRLRRHLLACHPDKRTSLGCPPRPLPQRGLARRETSLLLRLRIGCCWTGARRHRHGLIASPACASCGEPETLEHLLLACPAYLQQRDRLLQEFRRLGLPSARQEDILFPGRSELPALLSVVELLNLPQSSGSCWITGPWPFTRSPLLPD